The Prionailurus viverrinus isolate Anna chromosome B4, UM_Priviv_1.0, whole genome shotgun sequence genome has a window encoding:
- the CREM gene encoding cAMP-responsive element modulator isoform X23 has product MAAATGDMPTYQIRAPTTALPQGVVMAASPGSLHSPQQLAEEATRKRELRLMKNREAAKECRRRKKEYVKCLESRVAVLEVQNKKLIEELETLKDICSPKTD; this is encoded by the exons CAGCCACTGGTGACATGCCAACTTACCAGATCCGAGCTCCTACTACTGCTTTGCCACAGGGAGTAGTGATGGCTGCCTCACCAGGAAGTTTGCACAGTCCCCAGCAACTAGCAGAAGAAGCAACACGCAAACGAGAGCTGAGGCTAATGAAAAACAG GGAAGCTGCTAAAGAATGTCGACGTCGAAAGAAAGAATATGTAAAATGTCTGGAGAGTCGAGTTGCAGTGCTGGAGGTTCAGAACAAGAAGCTCATAGAGGAACTTGAAACTTTGAAAGACATTTGCTCTCCCAAAACAGATTAG
- the CREM gene encoding cAMP-responsive element modulator isoform X24 encodes MPTYQIRAPTTALPQGVVMAASPGSLHSPQQLAEEATRKRELRLMKNREAAKECRRRKKEYVKCLESRVAVLEVQNKKLIEELETLKDICSPKTD; translated from the exons ATGCCAACTTACCAGATCCGAGCTCCTACTACTGCTTTGCCACAGGGAGTAGTGATGGCTGCCTCACCAGGAAGTTTGCACAGTCCCCAGCAACTAGCAGAAGAAGCAACACGCAAACGAGAGCTGAGGCTAATGAAAAACAG GGAAGCTGCTAAAGAATGTCGACGTCGAAAGAAAGAATATGTAAAATGTCTGGAGAGTCGAGTTGCAGTGCTGGAGGTTCAGAACAAGAAGCTCATAGAGGAACTTGAAACTTTGAAAGACATTTGCTCTCCCAAAACAGATTAG